From Musa acuminata AAA Group cultivar baxijiao chromosome BXJ3-8, Cavendish_Baxijiao_AAA, whole genome shotgun sequence, one genomic window encodes:
- the LOC135645099 gene encoding transcription repressor OFP7-like, with the protein MRDNLVHKAAGQIPALIEGLKRKRGRMSTGARKRRSSSFLSLGCGCTDSKSVSVSGSFGSKSTSTLPPARRVAEFSSADTITLTSGSSSFYEEEDVEVKMERSTSTPSFSELLRQLNELEQSVIACGSHAPLSIDGKRDEKKGNRWSSGQGRQGLEDSIVVVKETEDPLGEFRRSMLHMIVEKEIVDGAELRELLRRFLALNSQRHHRTILRAFAEIWDDVFSGYEQTPDLLRHGYSGLPPRRHF; encoded by the coding sequence ATGCGAGATAATTTAGTCCACAAGGCAGCTGGGCAGATACCAGCTTTGATAGAGGGCTTGAAGAGGAAGAGGGGCAGGATGAGCACCGGTGCGCGGAAGAGGAGAAGCAGCTCATTTTTGTCCCTTGGCTGTGGCTGTACCGACTCCAAATCGGTCTCGGTGTCAGGCAGCTTCGGCAGCAAGTCTACGTCGACTCTGCCACCGGCGCGCAGGGTCGCGGAATTCTCTTCTGCGGATACCATCACCCTCACCTCCGGATCCTCCTCTTTCTACGAGGAGGAGGATGTGGAGGTGAAGATGGAGAGATCCACGAGCACGCCGAGCTTTTCGGAGCTTCTACGCCAACTCAACGAATTGGAGCAGAGCGTGATCGCTTGCGGGAGCCACGCTCCCCTGTCCATCGATGGCAAAAGAGATGAGAAGAAGGGGAATCGGTGGAGCAGCGGCCAAGGAAGGCAAGGACTGGAGGACAGCATCGTGGTGGTGAAGGAGACGGAGGACCCGCTCGGGGAGTTTCGGCGGTCGATGCTGCATATGATCGTCGAGAAGGAAATCGTGGATGGTGCGGAGTTGAGGGAGCTGCTCCGCCGTTTTCTTGCGCTCAATTCCCAGCGGCACCATCGCACCATCCTCCGTGCGTTCGCCGAGATATGGGACGACGTGTTCTCCGGGTACGAGCAGACCCCCGATCTTCTCCGCCATGGCTACTCCGGGCTTCCACCTCGCCGGCATTTCTGA
- the LOC135645100 gene encoding uncharacterized protein LOC135645100 gives MLKVSSVAAPPASNPLWFPGTRMEGFAVVPPSKRTAEIAKSREELLRLLHDLPECEYELSLTDLIDKGPVAADSTTTESSPSLEEGKSDQASLAKKRKQDMNRSNKRSFRSHSDGVLLRFYVPASLTRSLTTPRTSRGRRCKSTKESNERDGEVIPFGCWSALWNRRGKSSRKALERMN, from the exons ATGTTAAAGGTCAGTTCAGTGGCTGCACCCCCAGCCTCCAATCCCCTCTGGTTTCCAGGCACCAGAATGGAAGGCTTTGCAGTGGTTCCTCCATCTAAGAGAACGGCAGAGATAGCCAAGAGCCGGGAAGAGCTCCTCCGGCTCTTGCATGATCTCCCGGAGTGCGAGTACGAGCTCTCCCTCACCGATCTCATCGATAAAGGACCGGTCGCTGCTGATTCAACCACTACAGAGAGTAGCCCGTCCTTGGAGGAAGGCAAATCGGATCAGGCATCATTggcgaagaagaggaagcaggacatGAACAGGAGCAACAAGCGTAGTTTTCGCAGCCATAGCGATGGTGTGCTTTTGAGGTTTTACGTGCCGGCTTCCTTGACGCGAAGCCTTACCACGCCACGGACGAGCCGCGGACGTCGGTGCAAATCCACAAAGGAAAGCAACGAGAG AGATGGAGAAGTAATCCCATTCGGATGTTGGTCGGCTTTATGGAATAGGAGGGGGAAGTCGAGCAGGAAGGCGCTGGAAAGAATGAACTGA